The stretch of DNA TACATCGGGCCCATCGACGGCCACGACCTGCCGCTGCTGGTGCATACCCTGCGCAACATGCGCGACCTGGAGGGGCCGCAGTTCCTCCACGTCAAGACCCGCAAGGGCAAGGGCTTCCTGCCCGCCGAGGCCGATCCCATCGGCTACCACGCCATTACCAAGCTGGAGAAGAACGGCGAGACGCCCCCGCCGTTCAAGCCGGCGAGCCAGCAGCCGAGCCACAAGCAGAAGTATTGCCGGGTCTTCGGTGACTGGCTCTGCGACATGGCAGCGGTGGACGAGCGGCTGATCGGCATCACCCCGGCGATGCGCGAGGGCTCGGACCTGGTGCGCTTCTCGAAGGAGTACCCCGACCGCTACTTCGACGTGGCCATCGCCGAGCAGCATGCGGTGACCCTCGCCGCGGGCCTGGCCTGCGAGGCCATGAAGCCGGTGGTGGCGATCTACTCCACCTTCCTGCAGCGCGGCTACGACCAGTTGATCCACGACGTGGCGGTGCAGGATCTCGATGTCACCTTCGCCATCGACCGCGCCGGCCTGGTGGGCGAGGACGGCCCTACCCACCACGGCAGCCTGGACCTCTCCTACCTGCGCTGCATCCCGGGGCTGGTGGTGCTGGCGCCCGCCGACGAGGCCGAGTGCCGGGCGATGCTCAGCGCCGCCTACCAGCACCCCGGGCCGGCGGCGGTGCGCTATCCCCGGGGGACCGGCCCGGGCGTGCCGACCCCTCGCCACCTGGATCCCATCGAGATCGGCAGCGCCGAGATGCGACGCCAGGGGGGCGGCATCGCCCTGCTGGCCTTCGGCAGCCTCAACGGGGCCGCCGGCGAGGTCGCCGAGCGCCTCGACGCCACCCATTTCAACATGCGCTCGATCAAGCCGCTGGACCGCGAGGCGGTGCTGGCGGCGGCGCGCTATCACGACCTGCTGGTGACCCTGGAGGAGAACGTGGTCGCCGGCGGGGCCGGCAGCGCCGTCAACGAGCTGCTGATGGCCGAGGGCGTGCGGGTGGAGGTGCTCAACCTGGGGCTGCCCGATGCCTTCGTCGAGCACGGCAAGCCCGCCGAGCTGCTCGCCGAGTGCGGCCTGGACGCCGACGGCATCGAGGCGTCGATACGCGCCCGGCTGTCCTGATCCCTCCCACCTTCCTGTACGAGGCTGTGATGCTCTTCCTGATACTGATCGGTGCGACAATAGGCTTCCTGGTCGGCGGCCCCCTGGGGCTGCTGATCGGCGGCGGTCTCGGCTACTGGCTCGTGCGGCGACTGCGCAGGAGCCTGCTGGGCCAGCTGGTCGGGGCCCGGACACAGTTCCTCGACTCGACCTTCGCGGTCATGGGCTGCATGTGCAAGGCCGATGGCCAGGTCACCGAGGACGAGCTGGAGGCCTCCCGGAAGCTGTGGGACCGGCTGCGGCTCGACGAGGCCCAGCGTGCCCAGGCCCGCACCGCCTTCAACCGCGGCAAGGCGGCGGACTTCGACCTGGAGGCGGAACTGGCCAGGGTGCGCCAGGTCGTCGGCCGCCAGCGTGCCCTGCTGCAGGTCTTCCTGCAGGTCCAGCTCGCCGCGATCGCCGCCGATGGCCAGCTGCACCCCGCCGAGCATGAGATGCTGCTGCGCGTGGCCCGGGGCCTGGGCTGCTCCGAGGCCGAGATCGCCCAGATCGAGGCCATGCTGCGCGGCGGTCCCGAGGCGGCCGGCGAACAGGGCCTCTCCCTGGAGGATGCCTACCAGGTGCTGGGGGTCGACGCCGAGGCCAGCGATGCCGAGGTCAAGAAGGCCTATCGTCGCCTGATGAGCCAGAACCACCCCGACAAGCTGGCCGCCAAGGGGTTGCCCGAGAGCATGCGGGAGGTGGCCAAGGAGCGAACCGGCGAGATCGGCAACGCCTACGAGCGGATCCGCAAGGCGCGCGCGCTCGCCTGACCCCTTGCGCGCGGGGGGGGCGACGCGCCTCGGAGCGTCCGCCCACGAAAAAGCCCCCGGAGATCCGGGGGCTTTTGTGTTGCTGGACGGGCCTCAGCCTCAGCTGGTGGCTTCGCGGGCCAGGCGGTAGTCGTCATCGCTGGAGGCGAAGTCGGTCTTCACCCGGTGGTCCTGGAGCCTCAGGCGGGCCTTGGCCATGGCGTCGCTGCCGCCGTCCAGGCGCTGCCTGTCATCGGCCTTCGGAGCGGAGGCGGCCGTCTCGATGGTCGAGAGCGGCTCCTGGTTCAGTTGCAGGGCCTTGTCGGTGGCCGGGTCGGCCTGGGCGGCCAGGGGCAGGGCGGCAAGCAGCAGGGTGGCGGTCATCATCTTGGTCTTCATGGGACGTTCCTCGTCGTGTCGTTGCGTGATGACGAGCATATTAATAGCAAGCTAAACATTAGAATATTTATTGTATCCCATGGCCTTGATTGAGTCAGCCTATTGAGGAGGGGGCCGGCGGGGGCGCTCGTCATGGGGCCCGGGGTGCGCTAGCGTGTTGGGATCGATGCCAGGCACAGGAGCCGCCCGATGATCACCCTCTACAGCTTTCCCGCCTCCCGCTCGCTGCGGGTCGCCTGGACCCTGGAGGAGCTGGGGCTGGAGTACGAGTGCCGCCACGTCGACCTGGGGGGCGGGGAAGGGCAGACCGAGGACTTCCTGGCGCGTCATCCCGACGGCAAGGTGCCGGTGCTGATGGACGGCGAGCTGACGCTGTTCGAGTCGGCGGCGATCTGTCGCTACCTGGCGGAGCGCTACGGCACGCCGGGCGAGCTGCTGCCGGCGGACGTCGAGGCGCGGGCCCGGGTCGACCAGTGGCTCTTCTTCATCATCGGGGAGCTGGAGCAGGCGCTCTGGACCCAGGCCAAGCACAAGTTCGCGCTGCCGGGCGAGCAGCGCGTGCCGGCGGTGCTGCCGACCGCCGCCTGGGAGTTCCAGCGGGCGATCCGGGCCCTGGAACGGCGCTTCGACGGCGAGGGCTGGCTGGTGGGGGATCACTTCACCCTGGCGGACCTGCTGCTGGCCCACACCCTGGGCTGGGCCGTGCAGTTCAAGAAGCGCCTGCCGCCCGCCCTGGACGCCTACCGGCAGCGCGCCATGGCGCGTCCGGCGCGGGCCCGGGCCGAGGCGCGGGAGCGCGCCGCGGCCGCGTCAGATTGAGCCGGGGTCACGAGGACCCGAAGGGCAGCACGTCGGTGAAGACCGCGAAGTAGTGGCAGGTGCTGCCGCCCATGACGAACAGGTGCCAGATCGCGTGGTTGAAGGGGATGGCGCTGATGGCATAGAAGGCCACGCCCAG from Halomonas aestuarii encodes:
- the dxs gene encoding 1-deoxy-D-xylulose-5-phosphate synthase — its product is MKLFDDIPVERPATPLLDTLDTPAALRAMNAGQLARVADELRAYLLYSVGVSGGHFGAGLGVVELTVALHQALETPHDRLVWDVGHQAYPHKILTGRRDAMTRIRQYGGLAAFPRRAESEYDTFGVGHSSTSISAALGMALAARTRGESRRVCAVIGDGALTAGMAFEALAHTGHVDANLLVVLNDNEMSISENVGGMASYLARILTSKPYTSMREGGKKVLSHLPGALELARRTEEHMKGMISPATLFEELGFNYIGPIDGHDLPLLVHTLRNMRDLEGPQFLHVKTRKGKGFLPAEADPIGYHAITKLEKNGETPPPFKPASQQPSHKQKYCRVFGDWLCDMAAVDERLIGITPAMREGSDLVRFSKEYPDRYFDVAIAEQHAVTLAAGLACEAMKPVVAIYSTFLQRGYDQLIHDVAVQDLDVTFAIDRAGLVGEDGPTHHGSLDLSYLRCIPGLVVLAPADEAECRAMLSAAYQHPGPAAVRYPRGTGPGVPTPRHLDPIEIGSAEMRRQGGGIALLAFGSLNGAAGEVAERLDATHFNMRSIKPLDREAVLAAARYHDLLVTLEENVVAGGAGSAVNELLMAEGVRVEVLNLGLPDAFVEHGKPAELLAECGLDADGIEASIRARLS
- the djlA gene encoding co-chaperone DjlA; this translates as MLFLILIGATIGFLVGGPLGLLIGGGLGYWLVRRLRRSLLGQLVGARTQFLDSTFAVMGCMCKADGQVTEDELEASRKLWDRLRLDEAQRAQARTAFNRGKAADFDLEAELARVRQVVGRQRALLQVFLQVQLAAIAADGQLHPAEHEMLLRVARGLGCSEAEIAQIEAMLRGGPEAAGEQGLSLEDAYQVLGVDAEASDAEVKKAYRRLMSQNHPDKLAAKGLPESMREVAKERTGEIGNAYERIRKARALA
- a CDS encoding glutathione S-transferase family protein, giving the protein MITLYSFPASRSLRVAWTLEELGLEYECRHVDLGGGEGQTEDFLARHPDGKVPVLMDGELTLFESAAICRYLAERYGTPGELLPADVEARARVDQWLFFIIGELEQALWTQAKHKFALPGEQRVPAVLPTAAWEFQRAIRALERRFDGEGWLVGDHFTLADLLLAHTLGWAVQFKKRLPPALDAYRQRAMARPARARAEARERAAAASD